The following are encoded in a window of Colletotrichum lupini chromosome 3, complete sequence genomic DNA:
- a CDS encoding fungal specific transcription factor: protein MDIYRHGLGNMMPRNPPYHHHPPPNAPPQLYPGPSRAPPTSREDPESDGSSNRIAHTLTACCRCRQRKTRCDPTLPRCLPCERAGSVCEYYDTTKGKKINRNYVIKLQEKVRALEAELRQYTDDDSEFSHLDEDIVRPGGLVRLNDTDETPRYLGPSSGIAMTRLLVQGAKLFTDSKRISELIPEVRARRMTRMQSIVMTRDRKKSYPMISAHPAQSLPTRPIANKLVDVFCQRSQVFWPTLHEKMFLDDLEAVYAGDQDPYKNLIVRMVFAISLQKMDPQYAGLADSYYLAAMEHFEQVSRPKDLKSLQSLALIGQYSLLTPTRTAVYYMVGMATRVCQAEGLTDEKTIGAGNLLDPLTLDMRRRLAYIITSMEAGLAHSMGRPNGFSKADDRMDVEPFATVDDEYITADGIGQGPPSENKLVALHFFKMRMEQAEIRRVLYEKKREEPRDESHPWFGKMERDIQNWIDSSPQNPAWCRPWFTGRYHQMRIFLYRPSPQVPKPSPRAAGICFEGASYIINLSKQQMEKAAVDITWVFLLNLYMSLNTLLWTVSYPEIRQAHPRDEVEELSDQTLDILERCTERWPGTAQAVQLYSIFAKACLQSYEARDTPILQASSTFTTPPSLFDGNSPQGSEVSASTAPGGGPTFKVNPPHNPPQFGFVFDATPESMNTYQWDPNFPPHPTFRSNSIWGNSSGDANPNMNPGGRRFSAYPPESPLEDSTPPATTTPGYNSSSSPPSTINNAMPTPPDSFNSGPVGTPSSSTISPPPMGTPAMSQSSPLVLQHGTPTMGQHSTNMSPPPPPVPGSRGPGGFGAPPTSNPGAPQRPLPNYNPTTDWFNPPPPFINPDAFSSMSNSFFGESLQVNGFNSQNPGLGLDQFGGPFNWSQERQGSLSQQQQVELLNVLENEGMSDIDAILNMGMNNPSPAASVWPQA from the exons ATGGACATCTACCGTCATGGCCTGGGCAACATGATGCCACGAAACCCACCCTACCATCACCACCCGCCTCCCAACGCTCCTCCCCAACTCTACCCGGGCCCCTCCCGCGCTCCTCCTACCAGTCGCGAAGATCCAGAGAGTGACGGCTCCTCCAATCGCATTGCCCACACTCTGACGGcttgctgccgctgccgccag CGTAAAACAAGATGCGATCCTACTCTACCCCGTTGTCTGCCGTGCGAACGCGCCGGCTCGGTTTGCGAATACTACGATACGACCAAGGGAAAGAAGATCAATCGTAATTATGTCATTAAGCTGCAAGAAAAGGTGCGCGCCCTCGAGGCCGAGCTACGCCAGTACACCGACGACGACAGCGAGTTCTCTCATCTCGACGAGGACATCGTGCGGCCCGGTGGTTTGGTTCGCCTGAACGATACCGACGAGACTCCCCGCTACCTGGGTCCGAGTAGTGGCATCGCAATGACACGCTTGCTAGTCCAGGGCGCAAAGCTCTTTACCGACTCGAAGCGAATCTCAGAGTTGATTCCCGAAGTTCGAGCGCGGAGGATGACGCGCATGCAATCCATCGTCATGACGAGGGATCGAAAGAAGAGTTATCCCATGATCAGCGCTCACCCCGCCCAGAGCCTGCCGACTAGACCCATCGCCAATAAGCTCGTGGATGTCTTTTGCCAGCGAT CCCAAGTATTTTGGCCGACATTGCACGAGAAAATGTTCTTGGACGATCTGGAGGCAGTGTATGCCGGTGACCAAGACCCCTACAAGAACCTCATAGTCCGCATGGTGTTTGCCATTTCGCTGCAAAAGATGGATCCTCAGTATGCCGGTCTGGCCGACAGCTACTATTTGGCTGCCATGGAACACTTCGAGCAAGTGTCCCGGCCTAAGGACCTCAAGTCTCTACAGAGTTTGGCGCTCATCGGTCAATACTCCCTCTTGACCCCCACGAGAACCGCCGTATACTACATGGTTGGCATGGCCACGCGCGTTTGTCAGGCAGAAGGCTTGACTGATGAGAAGACCATTGGGGCCGGGAATCTCCTGGATCCCTTGACCTTGGACATGCGACGCCGTCTTGCCTACATCATCACTTCCATGGAAGCTGGCCTGGCACATAGCATGGGCCGGCCCAACGGATTCTCCAAGGCTGACGACCGAATGGATGTGGAGCCATTTGCGACTGTGGACGATGAGTACATCACGGCTGACGGCATTGGCCAGGGGCCTCCAAGCGAGAACAAGCTGGTGGCTTTGCATTTCTTCAAGATGCGCATGGAGCAGGCCGAGATCAGGAGAGTGCTCTACGAGAAGAAGCGCGAAGAGCCCAGGGATGAGAGCCACCCCTGGTTCGGAAAGATGGAGAGAGACATTCAGAACTGGATTGATTCTTCACCTCAAAATCCGGCTTGGTGTAGGCCATG GTTCACTGGACGATACCACCAGATGCGCATTTTCCTCTACCGCCCATCCCCGCAAGTACCGAAACCCTCTCCACGAGCTGCGGGCATCTGCTTCGAAGGGGCGTCATACATTATCAACTTGTCGAAGCAGCAGATGGAAAAGGCAGCAGTCGATATTACTTGGGTGTTCCTCCTCAACCTCTACATGTCTCTCAACACACTGCTCTGGACGGTCTCGTACCCCGAGATCCGGCAGGCCCATCCCCGTGACGAGGTGGAAGAGCTGAGTGACCAGACGTTGGACATCTTGGAACGATGCACTGAACGCTGGCCGGGAACTGCTCAGGCTGTGCAACTCTACTCCATCTTTGCCAAGGCATGCCTCCAGAGCTACGAGGCCAGGGATACCCCTATCCTACAAGCGTCAAGTACTTTCACGACGCCTCCTTCGCTCTTTGACGGCAACTCTCCTCAAGGCTCAGAGGTCTCGGCATCAACAGCGCCAGGTGGTGGGCCGACGTTCAAGGTTAACCCACCGCACAACCCACCACAGTTTGGCTTTGTTTTCGATGCTACCCCTGAGTCGATGAACACGTACCAATGGGATCCCAACTTCCCCCCTCACCCAACGTTCCGTTCCAACTCGATCTGGGGCAACTCATCTGGCGATGCTAACCCCAACATGAACCCGGGCGGTCGCCGCTTCTCTGCCTACCCTCCTGAGTCACCGCTTGAAGACTCTACACCGCCGGCGACGACTACACCCGGTTACAATTCATCTTCGTCACCCCCTAGCACCATTAACAACGCCATGCCCACACCGCCAGACTCGTTCAATAGCGGCCCTGTAGGTACGCCATCAAGCTCGACCATCTCACCACCCCCGATGGGAACTCCGGCCATGTCACAGTCCTCGCCACTTGTCCTTCAGCATGGAACACCAACCATGGGTCAGCACAGCACTAACATGTCGCCGCCTCCACCGCCTGTTCCTGGAAGTAGAGGACCTGGTGGCTTTGGTGCACCGCCGACATCGAACCCTGGTGCGCCACAACGCCCGCTGCCGAATTATAATCCAACAACGGACTGGTTCAATCCGCCGCCTCCGTTCATCAACCCCGATGCCTTTAGCTCGATGAGCAATAGCTTCTTTGGCGAATCGTTGCAGGTCAATGGCTTCAACTCTCAAAACCCCGGCTTGGGGCTTGACCAGTTTGGTGGTCCGTTCAATTGGTCACAAGAGCGACAAGGCAGTCTCAGCCAGCAACAGCAAGTGGAGCTATTGAATGTACTGGAGAATGAGGGCATGAGCGATATCGATGCCATTCTTAACATGGGCATGAACAACCCGAGCCCCGCCGCGAGCGTCTGGCCACAAGCATGA
- a CDS encoding fungal specific transcription factor domain-containing protein, with product MPRSSFSDNPLLRVSRPVSACSRCRAAKVKCDGKLPACTACEKAGRENECSSANDQFARGKERSYVAALELRVEKLEKRLAFARSRKASVNLHDVDEATAAPADRKDSLANIRAAIHRKAARKREDSDVNALVSDFGFLSVNATTRDFEPSVSGMTFARLVLAAATNDEVPDPTEDSFPTRAEAFATVQYYMANVYSLFPSFSETHLLTVLDDVYQQDERVKDRLKDADFWLLYMVLAIGYAAQSRDKNDDFSRRGLDFVARALPFADKALMPGYPSQIQSLILFTQYSMLDPGHFDSWYLIGFASRAVVDLGFHQDPPQLQVPDKAALDLRRKMFYCVYALDRMISMVRARSFSFTDDSINVEYPSNSGLTSGPITGPQSADSALVLFQLRRLQSEWYQTLFQGDAAPLSDAASFIWQMCLEMREWHESLPDNLPSGIREFFELELRYSYIHCLAPSDRQPHLTDYTRKLIFEHAIAYMNTIHSVVHGSVNTAFYSSLDALKVFFVATQFFVVFNDKRELLISEQRIIPPITRPGTAPPPPLPHRPAGGEDSLDRSMRCLQQVVETLARYSQRWDIALQLKTTFEGLSSELFSWLQVRRQMREQGQLPQQHQQQMQQQHQQSPHQPQQQQQQHQPQQQPLYHPHQQSSPIPHGPSPPLGQHPQHPQHAQHPSYPPHPHPQALMGQQQVSMQSMMQQQLQGQPMMQYRWVGDGGGQMMPGPPGQGPPM from the exons ATGCCGCGATCTAGTTTCTCAGATAACCCCCTGCTGCGGGTATCGCGGCCTGTATCGGCCTGCTCGCGAT GTCGAGCTGCAAAAGTCAAG TGTGATGGCAAGCTTCCAGCCTGTACTGCCTGTGAGAAGGCAGGCCGCGAAAATGAGTGCTCCTCAGCCAATGACCAGTTCGCCAGAGGCAAGGAGAGAAG TTATGTAGCAGCCCTGGAGCTTAGAGTTGAAAAGCTAGAGAAGCGGTTGGCATTTGCGAGATCGCGCAAGGCATCGGTTAATCTCCACGATGTCGATGAAGCGACGGCGGCTCCTGCTGACCGCAAGGACTCTCTGGCCAATATTCGAGCTGCGATTCACCGGAAAGCCGCCCGCAAGAGGGAGGACTCGGATGTTAACGCACTCGTGTCTGACTTTGGCTTCTT ATCCGTCAACGCAACAACTCGCGATTTTGAACCTTCCGTGAGCGGCATGACGTTCGCCCGCCTGGTGCTGGCTGCCGCGACTAACGACGAGGTACCGGATCCGACGGAGGACAGTTTCCCAACCAGAGCAGAGGCCTTCGCCACTGTTCAGTATTACATGGCCAACGTCTACTCACTGTTCCCGTCCTTCTCGGAGACTCACTTACTCACCGTCTTGGACGATGTCTATCAGCAAGACGAAAGAGTCAAGGACAGGCTCAAGGATGCCGACTTTTGGCTACTGTACATGGTTCTCGCTATTGGGTACGCGGCCCAGAGCAGGGACAAAAACGATGACTTCTCTCGCCGCGGCCTAGACTTTGTCGCTCGCGCCTTGCCTTTTGCTGACAAGGCACTGATGCCTGGATATCCAAGCCAGATTCAGTCGCTCATCCTCTTCACGCAATACTCAATGCTCGACCCTGGCCATTTCGACAGCTGGTACCTGATAGGATTCGCAAGTCGTGCTGTGGTTGACTTGGGATTCCATCAAGACCCGCCACAGCTCCAGGTTCCCGATAAGGCTGCTCTCGACCTTCGGAGGAAAATGTTTTACTGTGTATATGCACTTGACCG GATGATCAGTATGGTTCGCGCCCGATCCTTCTCATTCACAGATGATTCCATCAATGTCGAGTATCCCAGCAACTCTGGCTTGACTTCTGGGCCGATCACTGGCCCTCAATCAGCAGACTCGGCTTTAGTCTTGTTTCAGCTTCGTCGACTCCAGTCCGAATGGTATCAGACACTATTCCAGGGAGACGCAGCGCCACTTTCAGATGCTGCCTCCTTCATTTGGCAGATGTGCCTGGAAATGAGAGAGTGGCACGAGTCACTGCCTGATAACCTCCCCTCGGGCATCCGCGAGTTCTTCGAGCTCGAGCTGAGATACAGTTACATCCACTGCCTTGCGCCTAGCGATCGCCAGCCACACCTGACTGACTACACCCGCAAACTCATTTTCGAACATGCCATTGCTTACATGAACACAATTCACAGTGTCGTCCATGGCTCCGTCAACACGGCATTCTACTCCTCCCTGGACGCTCTCAAGGTCTTTTTCGTGGCAACACAGTTCTTCGTCGTCTTCAACGACAAGCGTGAGCTTCTTATATCGGAGCAAAGAATCATTCCGCCTATCACTCGTCCAGGCACCGCACCTCCGCCACCTCTACCGCATCGCCCGGCTGGTGGCGAGGATAGTTTGGACAGAAGCATGCGATGCTTGCAGCAGGTTGTGGAAACACTTGCAAGATACTCTCAGCGATGGGACATTGCGCTACAGCTCAAGACTACATTTGAAGGATTGTCATCAGAGTTGTTTTCCTGGCTTCAAGTACGTCGGCAGATGAGAGAGCAAGGACAGCTGCCTCAACAACACCAGCAACAaatgcagcagcagcatcagCAATCGCCTCATCaaccgcagcagcagcaacaacaacatcAACCACAACAACAACCACTCTACCACCCGCACCAACAGTCTTCACCTATACCCCATGGTCCCTCGCCGCCGCTTGGTCAACACCCTCAACACCCTCAGCATGCCCAACATCCATCCTACCCGCCTCATCCCCATCCTCAGGCCCTCATGGGGCAACAACAGGTGTCGATGCAAAGCATGATGCAGCAGCAGCTTCAAGGGCAACCGATGATGCAATACAGATGGGTCGGCGATGGGGGCGGGCAGATGATGCCTGGTCCACCGGGGCAAGGCCCACCGATGTGA